Within Dictyostelium discoideum AX4 chromosome 4 chromosome, whole genome shotgun sequence, the genomic segment attttttaattttttttttattttttttttttttataaaaaaacgaatcattgattttttaatttttttttttttatatttcataaccaaaaacttttttttttgaaattattaaaaaaaataaaatgatcaGATCATTAAATTTTGCTTTAAGtgtgtaataataatttttttttttatttttttattattaaaaattaaattcactaataaattttttttttttttttaaataggaaattgtaataaaaatattttaattaattcaaataaaataacaattaataatggattattattgaaaaagaataatttttGTACACAATCAACAAGTGAAGTTAAAGTACCAACTGAATTAGTTGTACAATTAAGAAAAAAGACTCAATCACCAGTACAAGAATGTAAGAAAGCATTACAAGCTAGTAACAATGATATGGATGGTGCAATCAAATGGTTATTAGAAAAGGGTAAAGCCACTGCTGAGAAATTAAAGAGTAGAGTATCAGCAGAGGGTATCATTTCAGTATTGGTCGATAGTGGTAGTGGAAAAGCTGTCATTTTAGAAATGAATAGTGAAACTGATTTCGTATCACGTGGTGACATTTTCCGTAATTTAGCAAGAGACATCTCCAAAGCAACTTTATCAAACCCAATCAGTGGTGGAAAGTTAGCAGAGAATGGAATCTTGGAACTTGACCCAACCCAAGTTGAAAACATTTacccaattaaaattaacatCACCAATGAGGATGGCGTCGCTGAAGAAATGACTATCAAAGACTCAATAGTTCGTATTGTTAGTAAATTACGTGAGAATATTGTAATTCGTCGTGCATCTTTCATTCaaccattaaataataataataataatagtaaatcaTATATTTCATCATATGCACATGACTCAACATCAGAAAAGAAAGATGTTGGTCGTTTAGGTTCAATCGTTCAATTTGAATATCAAGGTGattgtaataatatgaatTCTCTTAAAGAGTTTGCCAATCAATTAGCAATTCACATTGTTAGTAATTCACCAAGTGTAGTTACAGTCAATGATATTCCAAGTTCAGTTTTAGAGgaatgtaaaaataataacaaaaatccAGAATCACTCTATGATGATATGGTACTCTATGAACAATCTTACATGTATTCTCCAGATCATTCCGTAAAACAATATCTTGAAATTCTCTCTGAAAAATTaggtattaaaaatttatctgTCAAAACTTTTAGACGTTATGCAATTGGTGAAACTGCCGAACGTgtttaaattaaacaaaaaaaaaataaaataaaaataaaataaacaaattaaaattttatttatagaaaccataaaaaaaaaaaaaaaaaaaaggaaataaattatttaattcataaCAACCTCTATCTATTCTTtttagtatttttattagAGTTAccattcttattattattattattattattttgattttgattttgatttgttAAGGATGGTTTAACTTGAGATAATAATGTatctaaattaaaataaagtcTAATATTATCATAGGAAAGATTACAtggttcaaataatttatcatcttTTGGAGTTTTCTTGTCATATGgcattttaaattcattctTTCTATATGGCATTCTAGATACTTCAacaccatttttaaataatataattgatgGTATTTGTTTACTTGATACTGAATCAGCTATATCATATTCATAAGCAATTGATTTCCATCTTCCAATATCaattttaccaaaattaataCCTTGATAACTAAATTTAAtaagaggaaaaaaaaaaaaaaaaaaaaaaaaaaaaaaaaaaaaaaaaaaaaaaaaaaaaaaaaaaaaaaaaaattaatattattattatatattattattaaatattttttaataataaaataaaataattacatGTAAGATAAATCAGCAAAAGTTGAAGCTAAATATGTACATGGTGGAGACCAAGTTGTAAAGAATTCaactaataaatatttatcttttaattcttttgattGTGCTGAAAATGccaaagaatttttaaaagtgatTTGATTGAAAAAGTGAACGaaatttgattgttttgGCTCAGGTTGTGATTTGTATAAATATACCAACAtgcaaacaaataaataaaccaatacATAATAAAGTCCATAATGTAAAAAGTTGCCAAAAAATCCTAATTCTTTAGTTGAACTTAAAGTTTGTttactattttcattttcattatcaaatttaaatggttCTTGTGTTTcttctgatgatgatgatgatgacccATCTATATTATTggatttcattttatttgtatattcTAATTTAAATTGAGTTTCACCAGAATAATATAGTAATATAATTGTTGACATTTTTAATGTGAATATAATACCTGttaaaatttgatcaatatttttattctttaatatttttaatacaaCCATAAATCCTGATAcatataaaatcattaattcattctatttattttaaattagttattatttatttaaaataaaaaaaaaaaaaaaaaaaaaaaaaaaaaaaaaatggaattgTGGTGTttggagaaaaaaaaaaaaaaaaaataataataatattaattaacaaTTACctttggttttaaaattagacCTGATAACCTTAAAATTGGATATGCaagtaaaaatataaaatttaataaataatatgttTGTAATATGTGTTGAATTAATCTTGCTTTCATAATTGTTGATGTCTCTTGATGAATTTCAACTTTTCCGGCAGTGTGAATTGGAGGTTTTGTTGAAATTCCATcctttgttgttgatgatgatgaagtgTTGTTCATTTTTGCGCTAAAATGATCATTTACCTAAATTGGgattggtatttttttttttttcaaaaaaataaaaataaaaaaaagtaaaaatattttttttttttatttttttttaatttatttttaaaaataaaaaaataaaaaaataataattttattttttttattttttattttttttttctccttaacttcaataaaaaaaaaaaaaaatttaatttaaaaaaaaaaaagaaaaaaaaaaaattttaaaaatttcattttttatttttaattctcaACCCAAATAACCATCttgtttatatatataaaaaaataaaaataatcacacaatcacacacacacaccTTTAAAACACAAATaaacatataaataataccaataaaatGAAAGTCACAATCAAAAacattaataaagaaatttatgTTTTTGAAGTAAATGGAGATTTAactgtaagtttttttttgatttcatttcctattctttattttttctcttttttttttttttttttattatttttttttttttttcaagtcatatacaacaaataaaaaaaatataattattgaaaaagatttaacaattttttttttttttttttttttcttcctcatctccaaaaaataataatttataaaaaacaatataatttaaataaaaaaaatgattattaaaatcaggtagcagaattaaaaaatttaattagtgAAAAACATAATCAAACTCCATCATGGCAAACATTAATTTATAGTGGAAAGATTTTAGAAGATAAACGTACACTCGAATCATATAATATTACTGATTCAGGATTTATTGTTATGATGATTAAAAAACCAAGAGAAGCACCAGCAACCACACCAGCACCATCAACTACACCAGCACCATCAACTACATCAGCaccaaccaccaccactactgcAGAACCAACCCCAACCACTTCCTCAACTAATAATACATCAACTACAACTCCAACTTCAGTCCCAACACCAACCAACAATACACCAGCCACACCAAATCCAACCCCAACCACTTCCTCAACACCAGGTTCAACCTCTACAACTTCACCACAACAATCCTCTGATTTCGCCACCGGCACTGAATTAGAAGccacaattaaaaatattacagATATGGGTTTTGCAAGAGATCAAGTTTTAAGAGCACTCAGACTTACCTTTAACAATGCTGAACGTGCTATTGAATATTTAGTTAGTGGAAATATTCCAGCTGCAAATGATccagaagatgaagaagaaatggaaggtaattatttttaatctctttatttttattattattatttttttttttttattttttttttttttttcgtaattattttttttttttatttttttttatttttatttggtacctttttttcttttatataattttattctaTATTATATAAGGATTAATCTTAACCaatttaaacatttattatttttattatttttttttttttatatttttttttctctctctctctctctatCTTTTATTGTGCCTCTctgttatttatttcttatattattaatctcCTTTTAATGGATTGGATACtaccattttaattttttttaccaaataCGGATTCCGAATATGATCACGAACATGAACATGACCATGGATTTGATGATTCAttaggtggtggtggtagtggtgataATCCATTCGAAGCTTTAAGAAATCATCCACACTTCAACTTACTTCGTGAAGCCATCTCCAAAAATCCAAGCATTATCCCAGGAATCTTACAACAATTAGCTCAAACCAATCCAGCCCTCGTTAGACAAATCCAAGAAAAtccaaatgaatttattCGTCTCTTCCAAGGTGATGGTAACCCAGGTGGCAATCCAGGTCAATTTACTCTTCAAGTCACTCAAGAAGAATCTGAAGCAATTCAAAGAGTgagtatttttttatttttttttatttttaaatttttcttttttcccattaatttactaatatccatcatcaaaatttttaataaccaAAAACAGTTACAAGCCTTAACAGGTATGGATAAATCAACAGTTATTGAAGCTTATTTTGCATGTGACAAGAATGAAGAACTCACAGCTTCTTATCTTTTTGAAACTGCTGACGATGAATAAACAAAactaaactttttaaaataaaaaattaataaagaaaaaaaaaaaaaagaaaaaaaaaaaaaaacttgttttatatataaattaaagaattatttaattaattatttagtaGTGTAATAGAAttggaaaaagaaataaaataatataaaataaattaaatataaaaaaaaaaaaaaaagataatttattatatacatatttatttttgagatgttgaattttgttgttgttgtttttgttgttgtttttgttgttgttgttgttgtgaattatttgttgttgttgttgttgttgaaagtGAAGTAAAACTATTTGGATTAATTGTAACACTTTTGGTACAATTATCAGTTTTATAAATACCAACTAAACGATCAGCTAATTCAAACATATAATTTCTTAAagagataataatgaattgaGCATTTTTAGTTCTttctttaatataattaGCAATGATtgaaacatttttaaaatctaaagCTGCATCAATTTCATCCATTACATAGAGAGCATTTGGTTTATAATGATGAAGTGCAAATACTAAAGCTAAAGAAGATAAAGTTTTCTCACCACCAGAaagatttgaaatatttttccAACTCTTTTTTGGAGGTCTAACACTGAAAGAGATACCTTCTTGGAATGGATCTTCACGATCGATGATTTCCAATTCAGCATCACCACCCAATGtaatcatttgataaatttcttttagtTTCATTGTGATAATTGTAAAGCCAGCCATGAATTCATCCAAACGATTCTTTCTAAGACTTTCATATCTTTTGGATAGATTGTCAcgttctttttcaatttcatcaaattcCGCCTTTCTACTATGATATTCTTGTTCCTTCTTTTGGAAATCTTTAACCACTTCAATGTTTACATTgttttcttttgaaattttttgaatttgagtGGTGAGTTCATGAATTTTGGCAATTAGATTTTGTTGTTCAGTGGCCTCCATATATTGTTCAATCTCCTCGGGTGTTAAGATTGCAGAGACTTGATTGATGAGTGATTCATCGACATAGTCTTTATAGATTTTTGCTTTCTTTGCTTGGTTTGCAAATTTACTTAAACAATCGGCGATCTCTGCTTGTTTCTCATTGATAAGGGTTTTAAATTCTTCGATTTGAGTCTCCAATTTACTATTGCTAACTTTAATCTTTTCAATTACTTTTTTGGCTTTTTCATGTTcttttctaatttctttgGTTTCTTCTTCCTTTTCACGAAGTTGTTCAGAGACAGCTTCCATTGCTTCAGTGGCTTTAAGATTCTCTTTCTCCAATGATTTATATTTCTCTAGAATCTCTGCTAATGCTGCTTCATTCTCATCCTTTTCTTTGGTATTTTCattcaatattttaattgatttttccaTTGATTTTGCtaatgatttgatttgaacaTTTGCTTTGGTAGTGTTGGTTTGGTTTGAATCAATTCTAGATTGAAGTGATTCAACTTTATTCTTTTGCATTTTCAATTGTGGACCACCAACATTTAAGATACTGTTTTGAATTTCTTGAACTTCAGATTctaatttattaactttCTCTTGAACCTTATCTAAAGATTTTTGATCAACAATCAATGATTCTTTGATGGAATCGATTTGTTCCTTCTTTTCAGTGGATAACTTTGCTTTATTCTTTAGTTGAGGAATAACTTTGGTTAACTCTTCACATTTTGTAATGGCTGCTTTAATATCCATATCCATCTTTGGCAATTCTAATTCTAATTCAGAACGACGATTTTGTGCTTGTTGAATTTGGTTTTCAATCTCTACCAACTCATCCCTACATTGACGAAGATCACTATCCAATTGAGAAAGATTGTCTTGTAACTctatcaatttctttttatcttcTTTTGGATCACCCTTTAATTTGGAGTTCATTGCACCAACTCTTGGTTTGAGACCACCACCACTCATTGCACCACTAGTGTCAATGAGTGAACCATCCAAAGTTACAACACGATGTCTTTTTGCTCCATAGGCTATTTTGGTTGCTTCATCCAAAGTATCAGCAACCAAAGTATGACCAACTGCAGTGAAAAAGGCGGTTGCATACTTTTTTTCATCtttcatctttattaaatcaaatagaCGTGGTGTATTATTTGGTGTTTGAACTGGACCAAGATTTTGACGTTGATATTCTAAATTCTCCAAGATCATAAATGTAGCTCTACCTAAATTCTCCTTACGTAATAGTTCAACACATGCTTCGGCGGCTGCTGTTGTCTCTACAATGATATTATCCATTTGTGAGAAGGCAGCAGTAGAGATGGCAACATCATACTTTTGATCGATTGCACCCAAATCACCCAATCTACCATGAATACCACTAATTTGACCACTTTCTTTAATCTTTAATAAACGATCCAATATAGTGTTTCTTGAACTATTTTCAGAGAGATTGGTCTTAATTTGTTCCAATTGTCTCTTGGCATCCATTGTATTTCTATAGAGATTCTCTTCGGTGACTTTACCACTTGCAAGTCTTTTCTCAAGATCCACTATAATTGCTTTAACCGATTCCAACTCCTTCTTTGATTTGGTGATATTATTCTTACGAGTGGATGAAATGGTTTTGGCATCCTCTAGTGCTTTGATTGCATCATCTAAATTTTGAGTTGCACCATTGAAATCTTTAGAGAGTACAGCCAATTCAGAGGTTTTCAAATCAACTACTGCCTTTGCTTCACTATGCTTTTTACTCCATGGAagtaattgtttttgtttttcctCCATTTCACGTTGTAATTCTGTAACTTCACCCTTGAGTGAATTTAACATTGATTCTAATTTCTTCTCTTCAACAATCAATTCCTTTGGTAGTTCGACATACTCTTTCTCGAATCTAACTATATCTTGTTTATGAATGATAGTTGATCTTTCAAATTCCGCTTGTTTCTTTGTTTCCTCTTCGATGAcactattgttttttttgactTTAGTTTTCAAATGTTTAGTTTCTTCCTTATATTTAACACCTTTCTTTTCAGTGGTTAAGAGTTCATTCTTACATTTTGCCATTTGTTTATTCAATTCATCCAATTGTTTATTCTGTTGTTTAAGATTCTTTTCAAATTCCAATAGTTTATCATTCGATGCTTTTTGAGTGACCAACTCTTGTTCCAATTGTTTCTCAACCATCTCTTGTTTGGCTGCAATTTCATTCTTTTCACGCTCTGGTTTGCTTCTACCAATTTGATAGTGTATCGATTTACAATGAATTAACTTTAACTCTTTATCAATGTACTCCAATGCATTATCACGTTCTTGTTGAAGCgcatctttttctttttcaaccACTTTCATACGATTATTTGATGAAGTTCTTTTATCACCAATATCTTCTATCAATTTACTAGTTGCTTCAATATCTGGTAAATACTTTTTACTACCAATAATATCTTCTAAATATTCTAATAAACCTTCTTCACCTGGATGTACACCTTTTGGTTTCA encodes:
- the tsfm gene encoding elongation factor Ts — its product is MIRSLNFALRNCNKNILINSNKITINNGLLLKKNNFCTQSTSEVKVPTELVVQLRKKTQSPVQECKKALQASNNDMDGAIKWLLEKGKATAEKLKSRVSAEGIISVLVDSGSGKAVILEMNSETDFVSRGDIFRNLARDISKATLSNPISGGKLAENGILELDPTQVENIYPIKINITNEDGVAEEMTIKDSIVRIVSKLRENIVIRRASFIQPLNNNNNNSKSYISSYAHDSTSEKKDVGRLGSIVQFEYQGDCNNMNSLKEFANQLAIHIVSNSPSVVTVNDIPSSVLEECKNNNKNPESLYDDMVLYEQSYMYSPDHSVKQYLEILSEKLGIKNLSVKTFRRYAIGETAERV
- the rcbA gene encoding repC-binding protein A — its product is MKVTIKNINKEIYVFEVNGDLTVAELKNLISEKHNQTPSWQTLIYSGKILEDKRTLESYNITDSGFIVMMIKKPREAPATTPAPSTTPAPSTTSAPTTTTTAEPTPTTSSTNNTSTTTPTSVPTPTNNTPATPNPTPTTSSTPGSTSTTSPQQSSDFATGTELEATIKNITDMGFARDQVLRALRLTFNNAERAIEYLVSGNIPAANDPEDEEEMEGGGGSGDNPFEALRNHPHFNLLREAISKNPSIIPGILQQLAQTNPALVRQIQENPNEFIRLFQGDGNPGGNPGQFTLQVTQEESEAIQRLQALTGMDKSTVIEAYFACDKNEELTASYLFETADDE
- the smc4 gene encoding structural maintenance of chromosome protein; translation: MVEDEEINDQISEEEEEKKKNNDSDEEMKDIDEEEEEEEEEEEEEEEEEKEEEEEEEEEETPKKPMPPPQSKAKPSSQPPDIKKASQQSQTQKNTPPPIQTSQSSQSSQSSQSSQQQQPKNISQTQQPKNTPPLQSSQTSQTSQKTPVSSNNGIEKRLMITKMVMENFKSYAGAQEVGPFHKCFSSVVGPNGSGKSNVIDAMLFVFGYRAKQIRLNKISELIHNSENHKNLTNGRVSVHFQEIIDLPGEDNYEVVKGSEFVVTRTAQKTGNNKDGVSKYYLNDKVVKLDDLKTILKDKGIDLDNNRFLILQGEVEQIAMMKPKGVHPGEEGLLEYLEDIIGSKKYLPDIEATSKLIEDIGDKRTSSNNRMKVVEKEKDALQQERDNALEYIDKELKLIHCKSIHYQIGRSKPEREKNEIAAKQEMVEKQLEQELVTQKASNDKLLEFEKNLKQQNKQLDELNKQMAKCKNELLTTEKKGVKYKEETKHLKTKVKKNNSVIEEETKKQAEFERSTIIHKQDIVRFEKEYVELPKELIVEEKKLESMLNSLKGEVTELQREMEEKQKQLLPWSKKHSEAKAVVDLKTSELAVLSKDFNGATQNLDDAIKALEDAKTISSTRKNNITKSKKELESVKAIIVDLEKRLASGKVTEENLYRNTMDAKRQLEQIKTNLSENSSRNTILDRLLKIKESGQISGIHGRLGDLGAIDQKYDVAISTAAFSQMDNIIVETTAAAEACVELLRKENLGRATFMILENLEYQRQNLGPVQTPNNTPRLFDLIKMKDEKKYATAFFTAVGHTLVADTLDEATKIAYGAKRHRVVTLDGSLIDTSGAMSGGGLKPRVGAMNSKLKGDPKEDKKKLIELQDNLSQLDSDLRQCRDELVEIENQIQQAQNRRSELELELPKMDMDIKAAITKCEELTKVIPQLKNKAKLSTEKKEQIDSIKESLIVDQKSLDKVQEKVNKLESEVQEIQNSILNVGGPQLKMQKNKVESLQSRIDSNQTNTTKANVQIKSLAKSMEKSIKILNENTKEKDENEAALAEILEKYKSLEKENLKATEAMEAVSEQLREKEEETKEIRKEHEKAKKVIEKIKVSNSKLETQIEEFKTLINEKQAEIADCLSKFANQAKKAKIYKDYVDESLINQVSAILTPEEIEQYMEATEQQNLIAKIHELTTQIQKISKENNVNIEVVKDFQKKEQEYHSRKAEFDEIEKERDNLSKRYESLRKNRLDEFMAGFTIITMKLKEIYQMITLGGDAELEIIDREDPFQEGISFSVRPPKKSWKNISNLSGGEKTLSSLALVFALHHYKPNALYVMDEIDAALDFKNVSIIANYIKERTKNAQFIIISLRNYMFELADRLVGIYKTDNCTKSVTINPNSFTSLSTTTTTTNNSQQQQQQKQQQKQQQQNSTSQK